ATTTAAGGACttctcaaattattttttataaattacaaTAAGAATAACCTTAGCAACTATGAAATTTGAccaaaattacaattaaaaagtaacatttttgtCTCAAAGGCTTTTCTGTCCAATACTCATCGCTATCCACTTCACACCAAAGGGTATGGAATACATATGGTGATGACGTCTAACGCACGCGACGTGATAGTTACAAAAGCGCATCTTCGACGTCATCAGCCCGATTCTAGTAGTTTTGGGGAAGAGGAAGACATGGCCGCAAGGTTACTGCTGAGAACCGCCGTACGGGCCGCGACGACCTGCAGGCCGTCTCCAGTGGTCGCTCTGAGCAGAGGGATGGCGGCGGGAGGTCAGTCTTTTATCTCGGGCTGTTTTTAATAACCGAAACGCACAGCAGCATCATTTGAGAGCCAGTTTGAACGCGTGCCAAGGACGCGATGCCTTCCGCGGAGGTCGAGGCTCTTACCGCATCGGCAGTTTAAACAGGAAAACATTTGTTTAGTTATGATTTCTCATAGGATGTTATAAGaaattgtgttgttttagtGTTTTAATGTGTGTTATTGAGATATGTTTGTGACGTTTTAAAGAAATAGTAGTTTTATATTGACAACTAGCAGATAGTCTTCAAACGCAATAAATGGACAAATGTGAATTGCTGGTCGgtaagggattttttttttttttttttaaaggtgtttTAACCGAAATTTGACCCTTTTTTACGCAGGTATTCCCACTGATGAAGAGCAGGCAACTGGACTCGAGAAGAAGATTATGCATGCTCTGAAAACAGGCTCAGTATGTATTCTTATGAACTGTCAAAACTGTCAAActcaatgtttttgtcattattgtcCTCATGTTGATCCAAACCTACATGCTGTTAAATTCTCACAAAAAGTGAGTTTTGAAGAATATGTACATAGTTATTTCTATACAACAACTTTTAGGTTAAAGAATTAgctcactttcaaattaaaatttcctgatcatttactcacccacatgtcatccaagatgttcatgtccttctttcttcagtcgaaaaagaaaataaggtttttgatgaaaacattccaggatttttcactatatagtggacttcaatggaccccaaacggttgaaggtcaaaattacagtttcagtgcagcttcaaagcgttctacacgatcccagacgagaaataagggtcttatctagagaaaccaccgctcagttaaaaaaaaaagaaaaaaaaagaaagattttatacgttttaaccatacaTGCTCAATTTGAACTAGTTTGAACTAATGTTTGAACTAAATTctcatatacaatatgcaagtatataacaattagttcaaactttgacctgtggagggcagtaatacacttagcagtgtctacactgccggaataatagagaagaagagagctagttcaagatgagcatttatggttaaaacgtaaaccaataaatacattttattttaatgtatattaaaatagaaaaccattattttaaattgtagttatatttcacaatattaccatttttttctgtatttttgatcaaatgtgcatgctatggactgggggaatgcacagtgcatgcagggggtttggcctcaatagccctgcagtaagtactatgctgtgtgaatgtcagggtaaaaattcaactgaaattaaaattgcattaaatcttgttgttttaaccaaaattatgctgcaagatgttttttttttcaactacatttaagtaccctATTACaggctaacctgcaattttgcaaattccctgtttattcccattaattcctgttaattcccatatattcctgttaattcccatggaaagtttccagctttgaaaattcctGGAATTTTGCAACCTtagcagtaatacacttagcagcatctacactgtcggaattctaatagagaagaagaagagagctagttcaagatgagcatttatggttaaaacgtatataatttttaaaataatttttagaaaatgagtgatggtttcgctagataagacccttatttctcatctgggatcacatagaatgctttgaagctgcaatgaaactgtaattttgaccttcatccatttggggtccattgaagtccactatatggagaaaaatcctggaatgttttcatcaaaaaccttaatttcttttcgactgaggaaagaaggacatgatcatcttggatgacatgggggtgagtaaattatcaggaaatttaaattcgaaagtgaactactcctttaacACTCCAAAAAAAGACACAAGTTGTACGTTTGACTTTCAAATATGGTGCATTTTGATGGTCTCATGTTAGATTAACGTCATTATGAAAGTACATTATGGTTCTCTTGTAAGAACTTGTAAGAAAGATGTTGTGACCATGGCTGGTACTATATTTGATATCAACAAtcaaacttaataaaaatataaaataaaatacatttatttttctagTATGGAAAATGGCAGCATTaaagattagtccacttttaaatacacttttcctgataaatttactcaccctcatgtcatccaagatgttcatgtctttctttcgtcagtcgaaaagaaattaaggtttttgaggaaaacattccaggattattctccttacagtggatttcaatggctaccaacaggttgaaggtcaaaattacagtttcagtgcagcttcaagggctttaaacgataccagatgagtaataagggtcttatctagcgaatcaatcagtcattttcgaccAAAATACTACCGTTTaggctttataaacaaaatatcgccttgactactttccgcttccgcattcttcataacgcttacgctgatgtctacgccttccctattcaagttacggaaaaaaaacgaaacaggcgctgcgttcgttccataagtagactagggaaggcgtaggacattcagcgtaagcgttatgaagaatgcggaagcggaaagtttaaagcccttgaagctgcactgaaactgtaattttgaccttcaatctgttggtagccattgaaatccactgtaaggagaataatcctggaatgttttcctcaaaaaccttcatttcttttcgactgacgaaagaaagacatgaacatcttggatgacatgagggtgagtaaatttatcaggaaaagtgtatttaaaagtggactagtCCTTTAAGGCTTCTTTTAGTGTGTGTTCCACAAAAAATACCAGTGTAtatgtttgaaacaacatgagagatggttacatgaccacatttaaaaaatttttgggtaaactactCATTTATATTGCACTTGGCTAAAGCTTTAATCCAAAGCAATTTGCATTGCATTCAAGATATACATTATTAggtcatgcattccctgggaatcgaacccacgACCTTGGCGTTGCCAGCGATATGCTCTATTTGTTTGCATTTCAAACAGACTGATTTGTAACATGTTTTTCCATCTCCCAGGATCCTTACAGCATGCTGAAGCCCAAGGAGTATGCAGGGTCAAAGTCGGACCCCCATCTTGTACCTTCCATCACCAACAAAAGAATTGTTGGCTGTGTCTGTAAGTTAAAACTCATGATTCTAGACCAGGGAAGGGCAACTTGTGTCCtggagagtttagctccaatcctGATCAAACCTGCCTGTAGCTTTTAAGACCTGTGTTCGAAATCACCCCCCATTTACTATTCTCTACATTAGTCCACTAAAATAGATCACTTTAAGGAGTGAAtgaattcggacactgagtgTGCCAGAAGGGCTGCTGCTTTTGaatagtttgtgcttgctgtttaataatcatttgaaacttagcaagctagcagctccagtagtaatgaaaagatttatcttgaactctgtcaaGGAAACTACCAATAAACTTTAATACAACAATTTAATGACCAgttaaaaaggaatttatacctgtatgataatacgctgtagccacattggaccagcggtttggaaaacagatggatgattcagctaCGGGCGCTGCCATCTGGTCAGACACGGGAATTCATTCAGCGCGACCCTTGCAGTGCGtcatgggtattctctagccattAAGTGTACATTggttgtacactcgttattgcggtgcattatgggattgaatcACTCATTCAAGAGACTCgggctgaatcccaaatggcaccctaaactcatggtcttcctctgagtccgTATGTTCGTGACGTAATGTCGCTTTGACTGCCGGGTAAAGTCCTCTGCGTAGCATCCACTATGGATTTGGACACCATTACAAATGGCTgttccctcaaatagtgccctaatTACGGTTATGGGTgtgattttggacacagccaagtaatcctgaagacaatgactagcttgttcaggtgtgtttgattagggttgacgctaaactctgcaggatagtggccctccaggacagaAGCTGCCCATCTGTTCAAGACACTTCACCCGatagttctttttttttgaggTTGTATTAAGCACATGCTTGTGTGTCTGTCTAGGTGAGGAGGATAACACCGCTGTGGTGTGGTTCTGGCTCCACGAGGGTGAAACCCAGCGCTGTCCCTCATGCGGCTCTCATTACAAGCTAGTGCCTCATGAGCTGCCTCACTGAGCTGCTGCCTCCAATGCAGCGTCGCATCCCAGAATTCCAGAGACGTGGTGACCTcatgtttgtctatttgcaaAGAAGTACAGGGGATGTAACCTGTCCTCCTGATTTGGGACACAATATTTTAGCAGACAATTTCCGTAAATTATTGGAGTGTACATTTTGCGTTTGGTCCAGTTACACCTAATAAAATGCTTACTCTGACTTTGTCTTTGCCTCTTGTATTTTAATTCAGGTTAATTAACTTCTCTGTGTACTACTGGCCAAAAGTGTGGACACACTtgactagatttttttttcttgagaccTTAAAAACCTTTAGATTGAAAGGCTTAATATAAATTGTGCTTTTGTATGAATGTTTACaaaactagtttttttttttttttaaatttgacttGTGCTTAAtcattttctattttcattttagtcattttgtagTTTCTATTAGTTTTAGttgtttatttctgttttgctttatttcagttttagtactaaaaaatgtatataaaatgtatatacttaagTCTTTCatctaaaatgtatattttaagtaTTGAAAACTGTCTAAATAGTCTTAGATTTAGTTTAGTATAAACTTTTGACTGGcagtttatataaatttcataatgtatttttgacctTGGCCTCCCCTTTATCGATGAGACTATTTGTATTGCAGTTTTATTATTTAGGAGGTTGATGGTTCATGACACATGTCTAGCTTTAATTTACGCTTTGCATGTTAATTAAACTGCCCAAATCCTGTCTCATACGGTTTGCCATTTAGTGGTCTGACTTCCCATTAGGAGGTTCAGctgtttgtttctgtatttgtgaTTTCGTCCTGTGTCCACAAGGGGTCATTTGTATGTAAGAATGAGAATTGAAGAGCCTTTGGGAAGAATGCCAACACAGGTGCCGTAAAACAATATTATGCTGTTACTTTTTCATTTCTCTATTCTTTTATTGCCTCATATCCAATATACAACTACATTATCTTATTAAATCTGCTTTATATGTGTGAAATTATTGTGAAAAGCCTTCATACAGTTTCCTATGCTGTATATAGTTTCCATATTGTTATTTCCATATAGTGTTTAAGTCTTATAGTTTCTGGTTCTTAATCTACTACTGCAAGTGATAATGCACAATGTATTTtcttaatagtattatataatagtatatagtTATATTAATAGTATATATTGTTTTCTTAATATTCATATATTGTTACATTTTCAGGTAATTAAAATGCAGATTGCACATTACTGGTTTACATCTATATGTCTAGGCTAATATTCAATCTTTTAGAATGGCTGAGAAAATTGGCTTTTAAGGCTGCTCTTCAAATGACCAAAAAAGACACTTTAGTCTTGATTAGCAAATGGTTATTAGCATAATGGAATTCATCAACATGAATTTCCAAGCTGTCATTTCAGGCTCTCTCCTGTTTACTGCATCTACCTACAGTATGTTCGTTTAATAAGCATTGCAGGCACACATAAATTTGTTTATATCTTtgaaagtcattataatcaattcatcacaagatttttttttctttcatgaaTGTGGAAAATGCCCTTAGTGGGTAATTtatgttttctgtgtgtgtgtgtgtgtgtgtgtgtgtttcattttttcatttcccTGACAAGAAAACCTAAAAGCGAGATGTTATGAGCAATTTGCACATAATTGCCAGCATTTGCTGAGGCAGACTGTGAAAGCGAGGAAAATGCAACACAGATATATTTGAGGGGGATCTTATTTCCTGCGCATCGCTCCAATGAGTTGTTAGACATTGTGGCGTTGTGAAAATATTCACtgcagatgttttgtttttgtttttccaagAGTGTCCTTCAGAAATGGCACTGGCAGTCATTTATATTTGCAGTTTAAATGGGTTTAAAACCTTATTTTAGGTGGAAATGTAACACAATGTCACTGAACTGTACAGAAGAAACTGTTGAGAAAAGTTAAAAGTCAAGGCAACATGATGCCGAGATTTTTAATTTCACTCAACAACTGtcttaataaattattcatgctGCAATACATGCTGGGTGCTCACAAACCCAGCAACCGTTTTGTTTGTTCAGACCTCTGACAACAAATAGACTTTTGAATATTGTTTGTCTGAGTTGTGTTTTTATGTAGATTCAAAGTAATTTTCGTCTGTGTTGGAATGATAATGGACTGATAGTTTGCAACATTTTgaataatgtacagtatatactgtatactgcctactgttttttttttttttaaatagtaagTGAAACAGCATGCATTATTATATGACAAAAGTAGTATGCTACATTGTTATCACATGATCGCACTAtgtttgtcacatgacctgGTCATGTTGTATGTTATTAATTTAGTGAGTAGCATCCAGTTATTGTCATTAGTTTTATCATTAAATTTTGGGTCATAACATTTGGTGGTCCAATGAAATTGTTCACATTTAGTGTTTCAGAATGGAAATGGAAGTTTAAGTCGAGCACTTTGCATTTTCGCATATAGTACTATGCCACGCACTCAGCTCTGGCTGCATACAAAATTGCATACTTTCCTACTATATAGAAGGCGAAAAACAGAGTAgcatgtctgaattcacagtattcataaaacataggtgaaaagtacccggatgacttaggggccgttcacactgAATGCGTTTTTCCATcccaatgcgctacttttccattgtttttctatgtcaTACATGTCTAGACGGACATGTATGACCATTGCGCTTACATCTCGCATCTTTTGTGTCTTGCACATGAGCACCACATTTTCAGCTTCTATACACAGTGCCACTCATCAACGTCAGTTCCATAACAGTGGaccaattagattttttttaaaaccattcCTAAATGTTGCGTCTCAGAAAACACCTTACTTCCGCCTTGAAAAATAAGGTAGATATATTAACGAATGTGCATGcagtcaccgttttcacagattctcaTTTTTGCAGTTTCCACGGAGATGACAATGGaagtgttttcaaaaatgtgcaCTTTGAAAACCCTTTTTtgaaaagtttgtgtttttaggccaccaaaacgctgttgttgtgtaaatgaatggaaaagttttcagtttttagttgaaaatggtgttgtgtaaacagccccaTAGTGTGTCTGGAttatatagagggtatgcattgacgtcactttcccgccagaACACGCTTCCttagctggactgagtggcacaagagcctgctgcatgactggatttaataggcgAAACTGCGAAAACTtgagtaaaacaaacaattacactaaaggttggactcaatagtagggctgtcaaacgattaatcgggattaatcgcatacaaaataaaagtttgagtttgcataatatatgtgtgagcactgtgtgtaattaatatgtatatataaatacacacaaattaatgtagatatttaaaagaaatgttatttatgtacaaaatatttgtatttatatataatataaactatataaaaatataaatacatataattgtgaatatttctcaaatatatacatgaatgtgtttgtatttatacataataatatttatacataataatagtatttatacataatatatatttatacataataattacacacagtacacccacatatattaggcaaacttaaacgtttattttgtatgcgattaatcacgattaatcgtttgacagccctactcgttccttacaacttgtcaaagaaacctaatccatggatattgacatgcagccaggaatcgtgtttcctgacatttagaTTTCGACGCCggagaaatacataaagcaaatctgcctgtaaacgttttatataaatacaatataggtaggtctaaattacttatatcagtgttatatatattgtcatatcatccggccctaaaacttgtatagttttgtcagtgtttatttaaaaacacccaattatgtataatataagatggtaaatatttaattgatgagttgtcaatacaatatataacaatacaatatatagggtatgattttaccccaaaatctaacattttgacacaaaaagaTAACTGCAGATCCTGTTTCTCTGCCttaagttgtttctgtgaattgcagcaacccatttgcttctttttttctgtagctttcgacagtctgtaaaaatatacctcagatttcttgtcaaatctatttgtatagtcaatcacaaagctatTTCCTGTTTTggatttgttttgtgtttttcgagccattcacgctgaaaaaaaatgttgccaCTCAAtctttttgccactcagtgggcatAAACAGTCACAACAGCCGACAGGTGCATCATACCCTCTATTCACACATtaatactatatagaacatttttTAATGGTCCTACCTACTCAGAGAGTTTACAAATTCGGATTGTTGCACATCACACGCACTTTGGTAACTGTACTAGGTTATGTGTGTATTTTGTGTATAGTTTCTCACAACAATGTCCCACAATTTGCTTACTCTGCACAGTACCTCAGTAGGCCTACATACGTAAAAACAGTATGGATAAAgagtaattattttttacagtgtaatactAGCATTTTTACCATCTTTTCAATTTTCCATGCAAATTAAAAGTTACACTTATGTTTTCAAGTGTTTGAAAGGCTCCTGTTTTTCAGCGGGGTCAGAAGTGAACTACTCTTCTTCAGTTTATCCTTTTAGCACCATCATCTACATAATGTGACCGTCCTTGCAGTGTCTCCTCGTTGAATGGAGTTCCAACGATGGCGACCCGCGACATGTAATGAAAGTGATGAGAGCTGTAATGAGATAGATGAGGACGATTTGCTCCCCCTGTAGTGGGCTGCCCGTCACATCTGGCCTAAATGATTGAATAATACCTCTCAGTATTCCACAGGGCCCGGTGCACGTTCCcgcaaaatgactgaaaaaagCCGAAGCTCCAGGCAGTCTGAGTGTGTTGTAAGATTACAGAGTCGAAGATGAAATTATGTGAATTTCAAGGGGAAGTATATGTTTAATATCCTCTTTGAAATCATTTTTAACATCCCGCTTGACTTGTTAGCGTAGCTACGAGAGTTTGCCTTTAATTAGTCTCTGAATAACATTAAAGAAAAGTGTTGAGCAATACTGGCATTCTAACTGTGAAAATGCATCTATCTCACAGACAAGGAAGCTTAGTCATGTCTAGCCTATCACAACTGCGTAAACAGGGTTGTTCTTTGTGATTCGAGCAACTGCATTCAATATGATGACGGTAATGTTATATAATAGTGCTTTCCAGAGCCATCCTAACAACAGGTGTACAATCTCACAGAGAATATGCCATGTGTGTTTCCAAAGGATATACTGTGACTTGATGTTTTATAATCTAAAAAACACTTGTTTTTGATAGGCTAAACTTCTTTgagttttaaataatttaatagctGTATTGTTTTCAGGCCAAAAAAGGGCTCTCAGCATCCTGTCATCTCTGCTTTTCAATTCTCAACTTCTGTTCTGCATTTCTCAGCGGGGCCGAGAAAAcaactgcagaaagagagaATTTTAAGGAGGAACAGATTTAAATGTACCCGAGGAGACCAGCCAAAGACATTTGGCAGGCGGGGTCCATCACATAGGGGCATGGGAGACAACGCATCTCAGGACAATAGTCTATGATTAGCACTGTGCTTATCTGCGCAACGCCGCCTGCCATTAGTGTGCTGGAGGGGCGCCGTCTCCATAGCAACCAATCTGCCTGAAGTCCAAACCCCAGTTGTGCCTGTCAAAGATCCACTCAAAAACCTCTATTCACCGTTTTCTGCCTTGAAAGCCCATTTAAGGCTATTATGTCCATTGTAGGGGTGAGGGTGGGGGAATCACATAGATCTTGACTTGGCTGTAAAACCTCACATTGACTCGATCCATTCGAAGAAGATTAATTAACCCATGTGACCCATGCACAAACGTTTGAACGTGAACCTCACTCGTAGCCTGACACCTGCCACTTGGTATTTCCAGACCCACCAATGAACAAATGGTGGAATAGTGAGCGCATTTCAACACTGACGCATGTTATGGTGTTTTCGgcaaaataaaaatggcaaaagttTATTAGTGGTGCTAATACAAGCACTTTAACTATTGCTCATACATAGGGTTAGAGAATTGAACAAACTTCTAACCCTAAGTATTAAACTTCGGCACGTAACTCAACCCACACCATTTGTGCTatacagacatgaatgatatCTCAAGTCATGTGTCTTCTTGAGGAGAGAATGATGCACAGTTGGTTTTCTAACTGACCAGATGTACGATTTTAACCTGGCAGATGATAAAATGTAGAGCTGGGTATTACTCAAATTTCACGATTCATTTCGATTTCTATTCACAAGCTTGCGTTTTGATTTTATATTGATTATTTTAGTTAGGCCTatatatcaggtacagtacataGCAAACATTCTTaaggaaaaaaatctaaactaatgctgtaaactatacagggagtCAGTTGGTGCTAGATTAGGCCTACTATAgctaatattaaaggtgccctagaattaaaaattgaatttaccttggcatagttgaataacaagagttcagtacatggaaatgacatacagtgagtctcaaacaccattgtttcctccttcttatataaatctcatttgtttaaaagacctccgaagaacaggcgaatctcaacataacaccgactgttacgtaacttaacacgctgattcataatgctttgaatcttcctgaagcagtgttttgaaatcggccatcactaaataagtcgttattttggttttttttttggtgcaccaaaaatattctaatcgctttataatattaatattgaaccactgtactcacatgaactgatttaaatatgtttttagtacttttatggatcttgagagaggaagtgtcatcgctccctatgaaggcctcacggagtcatcggatttcaacaaaaatatcttaatttgcgttccgaagattaacgaagatcttacgggtgtggaacgccatgagggtgagtaataaattacagaattttcatttttgggtgaactaacc
This genomic stretch from Megalobrama amblycephala isolate DHTTF-2021 linkage group LG2, ASM1881202v1, whole genome shotgun sequence harbors:
- the LOC125262347 gene encoding cytochrome c oxidase subunit 5B, mitochondrial, whose product is MAARLLLRTAVRAATTCRPSPVVALSRGMAAGGIPTDEEQATGLEKKIMHALKTGSDPYSMLKPKEYAGSKSDPHLVPSITNKRIVGCVCEEDNTAVVWFWLHEGETQRCPSCGSHYKLVPHELPH